In Desulfonatronum thiodismutans, the genomic window ACATCGCTCTGCCCATGACCGAGCAGCAGGGTGTTCGTATCCGGCAGGCTGATCATCTAGATCACCTCCACATCCGCATGCAGCGCTCCGGCCGACTTCAGGGTGCGCAGGATGGAGATCAGGTCGCGGGGCGTCGCGCCGATGGCGTTGAGGCCGTTGACCAGGTCTTGCAGCGTGGCGCCTTCCAGCAGGGTCAGGCGGCGATCTTCCTCGCGAATGCCCAGTTCGGTGCGGGGAACCACGGCTGTTTGGCCCAAAGAGAAAGGTTGAGGCTGGACCACCTCCGGACGCTCGGACACGACGATGTGCAGATTGCCGTGGGCCACGGCGACCTTGGACAGACGGACGTTCTGGCCCACGACCACGGTGCCGGTCTTCTCATCCACCACGACCCGGGCACGTGAGTCCGGCGTGATGGGCAGGCCCTCCAGGGCCGCGATGAAGGGAACCAGATTGCCCTGGTACATTTCCGGGATGTCCACTTCGATGGTGGAGACGTCCATGGCCCGGGCCAGGGGGGTGCCGAAGTTGGCGTTGATCCGGTCCACAACCTGGACCGCTGTGGAAAAGTCCTTGGTCTGGAGATGCAGAACCACGTTATGCTGCTCATTGAACTGGAAGGGGACGGAGCGTTCCACCGTGGCTCCGTTGGGGATCAGGCCCACGGTGGTGATGTTTTTCTGAGCCTGGGCCGCATCGCCGCCGGCGCTGAACCCACCCAGAAGCAAGGGGCCCTGGGCCAGGGCGTAGGTCTGGCCGTCCACGCCGCGTAGCGGGGTCATCAGCAGGACGCCACCCAGGAGGCTGGTGGCGTCGCCCACTGAGGACACGGACACGTCCAGGTTGGAACCCGCTCGGGACGAAACGGGCATTTGGGTGGTGACCATCACCGCGGCCACGTTGCGAACCCGCAACCTGGAGCGATCCACCCGCACCCCCATCCGCTCCAGCATGTTGGTCATGGACTGGATGGTGAACTCCGCTCCCCGACGGTCGCCGGTGCCCGACAGACCAACCACCAGGCCGTAACCCACCAATTGGTTGTTGCGGTCGCCGGCCACCGTGGCGATGTCCTTGATCCGGACGCTGGCCTGGGCCGGATTCGTTCCCATCAGCGCGAATAAGAAGCCCATGGCGAGAACCAGCACGGCTGAAGTCTTGAAATATCTCTTCCACATACAATTTTCCTCCAGATTGCCGCCAGGGCAAAGGTGTCTCATGCTCGCATCGGAATCAGGTCGTAATCGAAATCGAAATCGAAATCGGGATCGAAATCGAAAAGAGCTTGATCAAAGAGCACTGAAACAACCCTGGCAATATCGATTTCGATTGCGATTTCGATTTCGATACCGATTAGAAATGGGTTCGTTTATGTAACCCTAAAACGGCCAGACATTGTCCAGTATCCGGGTCAGCCATCCGGGCCGTTGTTTGTCCGCCAGAACACCCATGCCGTAGAATTCGATGGTTGCGTCGGCCATGTGGGTGGAGAGGATGGTGTTGTCCGGGTCGATGTCCGTGGATCGGACCAGTCCCCGAACCACGACGATCTGGGTTTCGTTGTTCACACGGGTTTCCCGTGCGCCCTCCACCTGCATCAGGCCGTTGGGAAGCGTCTTGACAACCCGCGCGCCGACGGTGGCCGTGATGGTGGACTCCCGCTTGGTTTCCCCGTCGCCCTTGAAGGAGTTGGAGGTCTTGGCGCTGATCAACGGGGTATCTCCGAATTGGCCCCGTTCAATGCCCAAGACCGGCAGGCCCGCGTTGATCAGCCGTTGGTCCAAAAGATGCTCGATGCCCATGCCGATGTTGGACTCCCTGGACGTGTCCGTGGTGGCCTTGTTCGTGGCCTTGCTTTCCTCCACGACCTTGATCCGGACGATGTCCCCCACCCGCCTGGCCCGGTTGTCCGCGAAGAGCAGCTCCGCGCTGGCCGGGTTGAACAGCGAGCCGGGATTGAGTTCGGCCGGTTGGGGGTAGTCCACGGTTTGGGTCAGTATCGGGCTCGGCATGCTTTGGGTCCTGGCCGGGGCGCAGGCGAACCCGCTCAGCCCGAGGACCATTACCAGGGTCATGAGTACGGATGTTTGTATGGAGAGTGTTTTGTCGGTCATCGCATTATCCTCGTGTTTTCTTGAATTGGTCGGATCTCCAACTCGAAAGCGCAACGCGATAACGAATCGGCTCACCTGACCACCACGGTTTCATAATCCCGGATACGGGCCAGGACTTCACTATTGTTTTGCAAGTTTCGTACCGTGATGGTTTCCCCAATGGCACCGTCCTGGAGAGCCTGGACCTGGACCTGCAACCGGACCAGCTCGCCTTCATAGAGCAGCGTGATAACTTCTCCACGGCGAACGGCGGGCAGGGGTTCCAGGGCGGACAGGTAGACGACCTGGTTCATGCCCACCGGAGAGCGAATCTGCCACGGTCCGCCGGTCCCGTCCCAGACCTGTTCCCGCAAATAGGCCAAGTTCTTGCGCTGGAAGGTGACGTCGTCCAGGTCCAGCGGATTCCCCCGGTTTAGCGGTCGTCCCGCCGTGGGTACGGTTTGCCAGACGTCAAGAAAAACCGTGCCGGTGAGGCGGCGCGTGATGCGTTCGTCCACGGAGCGAACCAAAAAGCGCAAGCTGTTGCGTCCGGGTTGCGGATCCGCGGCCAGCTCCAGTTCCAGGGTGTCCTGAATGTGAGGCAGAAAAATATGGCTCGGAAGGCGAAAGTCGCGAACGGTAATTTCTTCTCCCAGCGAGCGGACCTTCGGGGTCAAAAAAGTGACGACGCGGGATCGCAGCTCTTCCTCCAGCACCACCTGCCCTCCGCCCTGGATCACGACTTGGCTCGGGATGCGCGTGGAGGCGGCGGCGTGGCCGACGTACTGCCGAAGCATGCCTGCCAAGCGGTCTTGGGAAAAAGTCAGGGTCTTGCCGCTGTCCGGAGCGGGCCACATGGGACGATCGGCGAGGCTCGTCCACTGGGCGCGGCCATGATCCGTCAACGGCACGGCGATGTCTCCAAACCGGACCACCTCGTCCTGGACCGCTGCCACGGGCTGAATCATATAATGCCAGTAACCCCGCTGGGCCTCGATCGGCTCTGCACGGACGGTCAGGCCGACCGCCGTCAAAAGCGCGAGAACCAGAATGAAACGAGTTGGAGAAGTTTGCATGGTCTGCCTTCTCATCCGTTTACCTTCCCCTCCTTACATTACCGCTTGAGCTGCGTGGCGGTCTGAAGCATCTGGTCGGAGGTCTGGATGGCCTTGGAGTTGATTTCGTAGGCCCGCTGGCCGGTGATCAGCCGGACCATCTCCTCGACCATGTCCACGTTGGAGCCTTCCAGGAAGCCTTGGGCAATGGTGCCGACGTTTTCCTCGCCGGGGACCCCTTCAATGGGATCCCCTGATGCCTCGGTGGGCAGGAACATATTCCGTCCGATGCTGTTCAGACCGGGCGGGTTAACAAAGGTAAACAGCGGGATGTCCGCGCCGGCCAACTCCTCGCCGAATCTGTCCATGGCCACGATGCGTCCGTTTTCCGTGACCACGATATTCTGGGTTTCCTGAGGCACGATGAATTCTGGCTGCAGGGCGTAGCCGTTGGCCGTGACCACCTGTCCTTCGTTGGTCAGCTTGAAGGCTCCGGCGCGGGTGTAGGCGAAGTCGCCGTTCACATCCACCTGGAAAAAACCGTCGCCTTCAATGGCCAGGTCCAAGGGGTTCCCGGTGTTTTGGAAAGACCCGGTGGAGAATTCCTTGTGCACGGTCACGGGGCGAACTCCCATGCCCACCTGAAGCCCGGTGGGAATCCGGTCTCCGGCGGCATTGGCAGCACCGGCGATTTTCATGGTTTGGTACATCAAATCTTCGAATTCAGCCCGGCTTTTCTTGAAACCCGTGGTGCTGACGTTGGCCAGGTTGTTGGACGTGACGTCGATGTTCATCTGCATGGCTTGCATGCCCGAGGCCGCCGTCCATAAGGAGCGCATCATTGAGGTTTTCCTCCGTCTATTTCAGTGCATTATTGCTATCGGGGTGAAGCCACTTCCCGGATGACCTTCTGGTCCGCTTCCTGGGCCGTGTGCATCACCTTCTGGTAGGCTTCGAAACTGCGATGGGCCTCGATCATGCTGACCATCTCGCTGACCACTTCCACGTTGGCTTGTTCCAGATAGCCCTGCACGACCGTGGCGTTGTCCGCGGGCAGCTCGGCGGCCTCGACTCCGGCTCGAAGCCGGAACATGTTCTGGCCCAGTTTTTCCAATACCTGTGGGTTGTCGAAGGTCACCAGGTCAAAATTGCCCACGGGCTCGCCATTGGCTTGGATGGCGCCGTCGGGGCCGATGACGATCCGGGCGTTGGGCTCCAGGTTCACGGGACCGCCGTCCACGAGCACGGGAAAGCCTTGATTCGTAACCAGTTCGCCGTCCGGGGTGAGACGGAAATTGCCGTTACGAGTGTAAAAGTCTCCTTCCAAGGTGCGGACCTTGAAGAAGCCATCGCCTTCAATGGCCGCGTCCAGGGGATTGCCGGTCTCCTTAGCCGATCCTTGGGCGAAGTCGATGTGGGTCAGGGCGATCCGGTTCTGGGCCAGCTCGTCCGGGACGGGGAGCAGCGATTTTTCGTTGATGGCGGAAATAGGGTCCAGCATGCCGTGGCCGAAGCGGATGAAGACGTCCCGAAAGGCCATGGTTTCACGCTTGTATCCCGTGGTGTTTACGTTCGCCAAATTGTTGGCGGTGTTTGCCAAGCGGTGTTCCTGGGTCAGGGCGCCGAACAGGGCGTTATACATACTGGTCTGCATCGCGATTCCTCCTGGTTTTGGATTCAAGCAAATTCCAAGCCATTTTTCCTGAGCTGGGTGCTTGACAAGTTCCAGGGCCTTGAGCATATGAACGACTGCGTTTCGCTGGCGGGCGTAGCTCAGCTGGTAGAGTACAAGCTTCCCAAGCTTGGTGTCGCGGGTTCGACTCCCGTCGCCCGCTCCATCTTTATTCGCAGCATCCTGATCGGTAGCGGCCCGGCCGCACAACAAAGACGACGAACGGGGTGGGCCATGTGGTCCACTTTTTTTTTGGATTTTCAGACAGCCATGCAGACTTCTCCCCCTTCTTCCCGCGCCCGGTCGGAAGAAATCCTTCGCCATCTGGAGTTATTGGTTTTGCCCGTTGTTCACGGCCTCGGTCTGGAACTTTGGGGGGTGGAGTATCTGCCCCTGGGTCGCAAGGCGTTGATCCGCATCTATATCGACGCCGAGAGCGGACCGACCATCGAGCAGTGCGCCATGGTCAGCCGCCAGCTTGGCCCTGCTCTGGAAATCGACGAACGACTTCCCGGTGCCTTTAATCTGGAGGTCTCCTCGCCCGGCCTGGAGCGTCGGTTCTTCAAGCCGGAGCAACTCCAAGGCTACCTTGGGCGGACCGTCCAGGCCCAGCTCCATGAGCCGCTGGAAGGACGCAAATCCTATCGCGGCGAGCTGTCCGCGGTGGACGACCCGACGGTCACGCTTGTGGAAAACGGTGCACCGCTGGCGTTGAATTGGAACCAAATAAAGAAGATTCATTTGATCCATGCGTTTTGACTCGAAACCGCCGAACGATTCCGGAACGGAAAGGGCTTTGGGAATCGGCGCATGGTTTCGACACATATGAAGAATTGCCGAAAACAATGATGATTGTTGCCGGCCGGAGGCGCGAAACGGCCCCGGCCCTGATATTATCCTGGAGGACGAGATGAGCGCCGAACTGCGCAAGGCCATTGAGCAAATCAGTAAAGACAGAGGAATCCACAAGGATCTTCTCATTGACACCTTGGAACGGGCCGTGCGGTCCTCGGTGACCAAAAAGCTGGGCGAGGATGTGGATATCGAGGTCACCTTCAACGAGGACAAGGGCGGCTTCGACGTCTATCAGTTCAAACGGGTGGTGGAGGAGATCGTCGATCCGGTCAGCGAGATTCTGCTTGAGGACGCCAAGCATCACGACCCCAATGTTCAGTTGGAGGACGAACTCGGTTTCGAACTGAAAGTGGAAGACTTGGGCCGGATTGCCGCCCAGTCCGCCAAGCAGGTCATCATCCAGCGGATGCGCGAAGCGGAGCAGGAAATCATTTACGAGGAGTACAAGGACCGCAAGCGGGAGATCGTCAGCGGGTCCATCCAGCGCCGGGATCGTTCCGGCTGGATCATCAACCTCGGTCGAACCGAAGCCTTGTTGCCCAAGGAAGAGCAGATTCCCAAGGAGCGGTTCCGGCGCGGCGATCAAATTCAGGCCCTGCTTTTCGACGTGCGCAAGGAAGGGCGCGGCCCGCAGATCATCGTCTCCCGGTCGCATCCGGATTACCTGACCGTGCTGTTTCATCGTGAAGTGCCGGAAGTGGGAGATGGATTCGTGCGGATCATGGGCGTGGCCAGGGACCCGGGCAGCCGGGCCAAGGTGGCGGTGATGTCCACTGATCGCGACGTGGATCCGGTGGGCGCCTGTGTTGGAGTCCGCGGCTCTCGGATTCAGAACATCGTCCAGGAACTGCGCGGCGAGCGGATCGATATTATTGTCTGGAGCCCGGAGATCACCACCTACGCGGTGAACGCTCTGTCTCCGGCGAGGATTTCCCGAATCACCGTGGACGAGGAAGACGGCGTCCTGGAAGTCGTGGTTCCGGATGATCAGCTTACATTGGCCATCGGGCGCAAGGGGCAGAACGTCAAGCTGGCGGCCAAGCTGTTGGGTTGGAAGATCGATATTTTCACGGAGAGCCGCTTCGGGACCATGTACAAGGATCGGCAGGGGCTGGAGCAGTTGGTCAGCGTGGCCGAAGTGCCTCTGGAAGCCTTTTTGGCCGCCGGCTTCAACAGCCCCATGGCCGTGGCCGAGGCCGACGACGAGCAACTGTTGACCATTCAGGGGCTGGACGAGGCCAAGGTCGCCGATGTTCGTTCAGCCATCAATTTTCTTGGCCTGATCGAACGTCCTGAGGAAGATGATGCCGAAGGCGACGAAGAGGCCGTGGACTCAGGTGCTGAGCTGAATGAAGCCGTGGATTACGATCTCGGAGAGTCTGAGAACGGGCCCGGAAGCGAGCTCGAGGAAGCAACGGAGGAAGCCGTTGAGGCGAGTGAAGAGACGGAAGCAGGTTTGGCCGAGAAGGTTGAAGGCGCTTTGGCCGGAGAAACGGGCATAAGCGCGGACCCCGAGGCGGAGCGTGTCCGAGAATGAGTCCCAAAGGGCGGGCAACGGTCTTCCCGAAGATGTTTCGAGGGAACCATTGAAATCCCAGCCGAGACGACACGCCGGGCACGTGCCTGAACGGACGTGCGTCGTCTGCCGCCGGAAGGCTCCCAAGATTGAGTTGCGGCGATTCGTGCGCGACTCTGAACGAGGACCTCTTGTTGACCTCCGTCAGCAACTGCCCGGGCGGGGACTTTACGTATGCAATCAATCATCATGTTTGGATAAATTGACGTCGACAGGGAAACGTCGGAAGCGGTGCAAGGGAGAAATGCATGGCCAATAAGATACGCATTATGGAATTGTCTTCTGAACTTGGGGTCAGCAATAAGGAATTGCTGCAAGTCTTGCGCGAGCTGGACATCCCGGTGAAAAGCCATGTCAGCAGCATCTCCGAAGAGGAGGCCGCCCAGGTTCGTGAGAGAATGCAACGCAAGGACGCCCCCGTCGATGTTCAGCAGCGTGAGGTTCAACCCGGGGTGATTTTGCGGCGGCGACGGAAGGTCGCCAAGCCGGACGTCCAGGAAGCTTCGGACGCCCCCGAGGATCAGCCTGGGGATTCCCCGGCTCCCGAAGGAACGGATGGTTCAGTGCAGGATGCGGGCAAGGAAGCGGCGGAGAAAGCTGAGGATGCGTCCGAGGCCGCTGCTCCGGCTCAACGTCGGGCTGGGAAAAAGACAGTGGACGCTCCCCGTGCACGGATTATCGGCACATCCGAAGAGCCGGTTGCCCCAGGCGTGAAAGAACCGGGCGCGGAAAAAGTTGGCGAGGATGCCCCCACCACGGATGCCTCCG contains:
- the nusA gene encoding transcription termination factor NusA translates to MSAELRKAIEQISKDRGIHKDLLIDTLERAVRSSVTKKLGEDVDIEVTFNEDKGGFDVYQFKRVVEEIVDPVSEILLEDAKHHDPNVQLEDELGFELKVEDLGRIAAQSAKQVIIQRMREAEQEIIYEEYKDRKREIVSGSIQRRDRSGWIINLGRTEALLPKEEQIPKERFRRGDQIQALLFDVRKEGRGPQIIVSRSHPDYLTVLFHREVPEVGDGFVRIMGVARDPGSRAKVAVMSTDRDVDPVGACVGVRGSRIQNIVQELRGERIDIIVWSPEITTYAVNALSPARISRITVDEEDGVLEVVVPDDQLTLAIGRKGQNVKLAAKLLGWKIDIFTESRFGTMYKDRQGLEQLVSVAEVPLEAFLAAGFNSPMAVAEADDEQLLTIQGLDEAKVADVRSAINFLGLIERPEEDDAEGDEEAVDSGAELNEAVDYDLGESENGPGSELEEATEEAVEASEETEAGLAEKVEGALAGETGISADPEAERVRE
- a CDS encoding flagellar basal body L-ring protein FlgH, producing the protein MTDKTLSIQTSVLMTLVMVLGLSGFACAPARTQSMPSPILTQTVDYPQPAELNPGSLFNPASAELLFADNRARRVGDIVRIKVVEESKATNKATTDTSRESNIGMGIEHLLDQRLINAGLPVLGIERGQFGDTPLISAKTSNSFKGDGETKRESTITATVGARVVKTLPNGLMQVEGARETRVNNETQIVVVRGLVRSTDIDPDNTILSTHMADATIEFYGMGVLADKQRPGWLTRILDNVWPF
- a CDS encoding ribosome maturation factor RimP gives rise to the protein MQTSPPSSRARSEEILRHLELLVLPVVHGLGLELWGVEYLPLGRKALIRIYIDAESGPTIEQCAMVSRQLGPALEIDERLPGAFNLEVSSPGLERRFFKPEQLQGYLGRTVQAQLHEPLEGRKSYRGELSAVDDPTVTLVENGAPLALNWNQIKKIHLIHAF
- a CDS encoding YlxR family protein, which encodes MPERTCVVCRRKAPKIELRRFVRDSERGPLVDLRQQLPGRGLYVCNQSSCLDKLTSTGKRRKRCKGEMHGQ
- the flgA gene encoding flagellar basal body P-ring formation chaperone FlgA, which produces MQTSPTRFILVLALLTAVGLTVRAEPIEAQRGYWHYMIQPVAAVQDEVVRFGDIAVPLTDHGRAQWTSLADRPMWPAPDSGKTLTFSQDRLAGMLRQYVGHAAASTRIPSQVVIQGGGQVVLEEELRSRVVTFLTPKVRSLGEEITVRDFRLPSHIFLPHIQDTLELELAADPQPGRNSLRFLVRSVDERITRRLTGTVFLDVWQTVPTAGRPLNRGNPLDLDDVTFQRKNLAYLREQVWDGTGGPWQIRSPVGMNQVVYLSALEPLPAVRRGEVITLLYEGELVRLQVQVQALQDGAIGETITVRNLQNNSEVLARIRDYETVVVR
- a CDS encoding flagellar basal body P-ring protein FlgI; protein product: MWKRYFKTSAVLVLAMGFLFALMGTNPAQASVRIKDIATVAGDRNNQLVGYGLVVGLSGTGDRRGAEFTIQSMTNMLERMGVRVDRSRLRVRNVAAVMVTTQMPVSSRAGSNLDVSVSSVGDATSLLGGVLLMTPLRGVDGQTYALAQGPLLLGGFSAGGDAAQAQKNITTVGLIPNGATVERSVPFQFNEQHNVVLHLQTKDFSTAVQVVDRINANFGTPLARAMDVSTIEVDIPEMYQGNLVPFIAALEGLPITPDSRARVVVDEKTGTVVVGQNVRLSKVAVAHGNLHIVVSERPEVVQPQPFSLGQTAVVPRTELGIREEDRRLTLLEGATLQDLVNGLNAIGATPRDLISILRTLKSAGALHADVEVI
- the flgF gene encoding flagellar basal-body rod protein FlgF, coding for MQTSMYNALFGALTQEHRLANTANNLANVNTTGYKRETMAFRDVFIRFGHGMLDPISAINEKSLLPVPDELAQNRIALTHIDFAQGSAKETGNPLDAAIEGDGFFKVRTLEGDFYTRNGNFRLTPDGELVTNQGFPVLVDGGPVNLEPNARIVIGPDGAIQANGEPVGNFDLVTFDNPQVLEKLGQNMFRLRAGVEAAELPADNATVVQGYLEQANVEVVSEMVSMIEAHRSFEAYQKVMHTAQEADQKVIREVASPR
- the flgG gene encoding flagellar basal-body rod protein FlgG, coding for MMRSLWTAASGMQAMQMNIDVTSNNLANVSTTGFKKSRAEFEDLMYQTMKIAGAANAAGDRIPTGLQVGMGVRPVTVHKEFSTGSFQNTGNPLDLAIEGDGFFQVDVNGDFAYTRAGAFKLTNEGQVVTANGYALQPEFIVPQETQNIVVTENGRIVAMDRFGEELAGADIPLFTFVNPPGLNSIGRNMFLPTEASGDPIEGVPGEENVGTIAQGFLEGSNVDMVEEMVRLITGQRAYEINSKAIQTSDQMLQTATQLKR